The Ooceraea biroi isolate clonal line C1 chromosome 11, Obir_v5.4, whole genome shotgun sequence genome includes a region encoding these proteins:
- the LOC105278156 gene encoding uncharacterized protein LOC105278156 isoform X2: MYWSCGSRKPGILCGYIGDQTYHTRCCKSIEKSMNSFRYTCLTYLLLCVMANWEIAAWYVLLAYIPTTLLGGIGVVMLASFCYITDITNENKRAWHLAWLDASTNAGLLIGYLSDV; encoded by the exons aTGTATTGGTCTTGCGGCTCAAGGAAACCTGGCATACTCTGTGGATACATAGGTGACCAAACGTACCATACGCGGTGCTGCAAATCCATAGAG AAATCAATGAATTCTTTCAGGTATACATGTTTAACTTATCTTCTGCTCTGCGTAATGGCTAATTGGGAGATCGCAGCTTGGTACGTCTTGCTAGCTTACATACCTACCACTCTCCTGGGTGGTATAGGTGTCGTAATGCTGGCTTCATTCTGTTATATCACTGACATAACGAATGAGAATAAACGAGCATGGCACCTGGCTTGGTTGGATGCGTCGACGAACGCTGGTCTGCTGATAG GGTATCTGTCAGATGTTTGA
- the LOC105278156 gene encoding uncharacterized protein LOC105278156 isoform X1 gives MYWSCGSRKPGILCGYIGDQTYHTRCCKSIEKSMNSFRYTCLTYLLLCVMANWEIAAWYVLLAYIPTTLLGGIGVVMLASFCYITDITNENKRAWHLAWLDASTNAGLLIGLFSAPAIFDAYGYITVFGVVTVLCAVAILYIVIFVPETIHSNSSMSASKYSPSQSLHSFRHFIVCKVGI, from the exons aTGTATTGGTCTTGCGGCTCAAGGAAACCTGGCATACTCTGTGGATACATAGGTGACCAAACGTACCATACGCGGTGCTGCAAATCCATAGAG AAATCAATGAATTCTTTCAGGTATACATGTTTAACTTATCTTCTGCTCTGCGTAATGGCTAATTGGGAGATCGCAGCTTGGTACGTCTTGCTAGCTTACATACCTACCACTCTCCTGGGTGGTATAGGTGTCGTAATGCTGGCTTCATTCTGTTATATCACTGACATAACGAATGAGAATAAACGAGCATGGCACCTGGCTTGGTTGGATGCGTCGACGAACGCTGGTCTGCTGATAGGTTTGTTTTCCGCCCCAGCGATATTTGACGCATATGGATATATCACTGTATTTGGTGTGGTGACTGTATTATGCGCTGTAGCAATATTGTACATAGTGATCTTTGTTCCGGAAACTATACATAGCAACAGTTCCATGAGTGCTTCAAAATATTCGCCGAGTCAATCCCTACATTCTTTTAGACACTTTATAGTGTGTAAAGTTGGAATCTAA
- the LOC105278130 gene encoding sepiapterin reductase, which yields MSVEALSGKVFLVVTGASRGIGRQIALTFGSLLEKGSHMLLLARDLNALCEVKKSIPPIVNVDAVRMDLSKATKTDLEEAILKTLKGTTREAFDRVVLVHNVGSLVAKLLNDVTDVNDWRAYYDLNFFVPAVLNAVAMNLFDSKTNTKKLIMTISSIYAVQPFVGSGHYCTAKAAREMYFKVFALENPDVDVLIYAPGFVDTDMSTFSCENTLDPVNKERYCLTRKNKTMLTAEQSINRLVEILKVHKYKSAEVVDYHDPL from the exons ATGTCGGTTGAGGCGCTGTCCGGTAAAGTCTTCTTGGTGGTAACCGGTGCGAGTCGTGGCATCGGTCGACAAATCGCGCTAACGTTTGGCTCGCTGCTGGAGAAAGGTTCGCATATGCTCTTATTGGCGCGAGACCTCAATGCTCTGTGTGAAGTCAAAAAAAGTATACCTCCCATCGTGAATGTCGATGCGGTCAGGATGGATTTGAGTAAAGCGACCAAAACCGATCTCGAAG AAGCCATACTGAAAACTCTGAAAGGAACTACTCGCGAGGCGTTCGACCGAGTGGTCCTAGTGCACAATGTGGGAAGTCTAGTGGCAAAACTGCTGAACGACGTGACAGACGTGAATGACTGGAGAGCGTACTACGACTTGAATTTTTTCGTGCCCGCTGTGTTGAATGCGGTGGCTATGAATCTCTTCGATTCGAAGACGAAcacgaagaaattaattatgacTATCAGTTCTATATACGCTGTTCAGCCGTTTGTTGGCAGTGGTCACTATTGCACGGCGAAAGCAGCACGGGAAATGTATTTTAAG GTCTTTGCGTTGGAGAATCCCGACGTTGACGTATTGATTTACGCTCCGGGATTCGTCGACACGGATATGTCTACTTTCTCATGCGAAAACACTCTTGATCCCGTAAATAAGGAAAGGTATTGCTTAACGCGGAAGAACAAGACCATGTTAACTGCAGAACAGAGCATTAATCGTCTTGTGGAGATATTGAAGGTACATAAGTATAAATCGGCGGAAGTTGTGGATTATCACGATCCATTGTAG
- the LOC105278107 gene encoding proton-coupled folate transporter, which produces MEQVRFTGWRRYVLIQPPAMLLLAAMAMSGAIMTDMIVYRTCTMMLGVNKTECRILHDNSSSPEAHRIDLLVQPHASLIVMSKSFVESIFPSLLALFLGPWSDKYGRKPVILSGYIGTCLTYLLLCVMANWEIAAWYFLLAYIPTALLGGIGVLMLASFCYITDITNENERAWHLAWLDASTNAGLLIGLFSAPAIFDAYGYTTVFGVATVLSAVAILYIVIFVPETIHSNSSGICQIFDFVLVKDLINTCLRKRDGFNRSIVWICIGSLTLLLIIMQGELTIGYLFVSARLGWSVEKYSIYVGINIMLGIVGTIAGIKLMRKCAGLPEAVVAIISATSSCSAALVSAFTWQSWHMYLSMVLGMFNGMSRPMIRSIMSKTVPVQDTGKIFSVATGLETLLPFAAASLYTFLYSHYMPPVYPLPVWFLSVAFYVLTIVLLICIQTQMKSSNNVAYTSITDNDDALDS; this is translated from the exons ATGGAGCAGGTCAGATTCACAGGATGGAGGCGTTACGTGCTGATACAGCCACCTGCAATGCTGCTGCTGGCTGCTATGGCGATGTCAG GCGCGATTATGACGGACATGATAGTGTACCGTACGTGCACCATGATGTTGGGAGTAAATAAAACTGAATGCCGAATATTGCACGACAACAGCAGCAGCCCGGAGGCGCACAGGATAGACTTGCTGGTGCAGCCGCACGCAAGCTTAATCGTGATGAGCAAGTCCTTCGTCGAGAGTATTTTCCCCTCGTTACTGGCCCTGTTTCTGGGACCGTGGAGTGACAAGTACGGAAGGAAACCTGTCATACTCTCTGGATACATAG GTACATGTTTAACTTATCTTCTGCTCTGCGTAATGGCTAATTGGGAGATCGCAGCTTGGTACTTCTTGCTAGCTTACATACCTACCGCTCTCCTGGGTGGTATAGGTGTCCTAATGCTAGCTTCATTCTGCTATATCACTGATATAACGAATGAGAATGAACGAGCATGGCACCTGGCTTGGTTGGATGCGTCGACGAACGCTGGTCTGCTGATAGGTTTGTTTTCCGCCCCAGCGATATTTGACGCATATGGATATACCACTGTATTTGGTGTGGCGACTGTATTGAGTGCTGTAGCAATATTGTACATAGTGATCTTTGTTCCGGAAACTATACATAGCAACAGTTCC GGTATCTGCCAGATATTTGACTTTGTGCTAGTAAAGGATCTTATCAACACGTGTCTTAGGAAGAGAGATGGATTCAACAGATCGATAGTGTGGATCTGCATAGGCAGTCTCACGTTGCTCCTGATCATCATGCAGGGTGAACTCACTATCGGTTATCTGTTCGTGAGCGCACGACTCGGCTGGTCCGTCGAGAAGTACTCCATTTACGTAGGCATAAATATCATGTTAGGAATAGTCGGCACGATAGCTGGCATCAAATTGATGCGAAAATGCGCAG GTTTGCCGGAAGCGGTGGTTGCTATAATATCTGCCACCTCATCTTGCAGTGCGGCCTTAGTGAGTGCCTTCACGTGGCAATCCTGGCATATGTATTTGTCTATGGTGCTAGGCATGTTCAACGGCATGTCTCGACCGATGATACGTTCTATCATGTCGAAGACAGTACCTGTACAAGACACGG GAAAGATCTTCTCTGTGGCCACTGGTCTAGAAACACTGTTACCGTTCGCAGCAGCTTCCTTGTATACTTTTCTTTACTCTCATTACATGCCACCTGTGTATCCTCTGCCAGTGTGGTTCTTATCAGTtgcattttatgttttaactATCGTGTTACTAATATGCATTCAGACACAAATGAAAAGTAGCAATAATGTAGCTTACACGTCAATTACAGACAACGATGACGCACTTGATTCTtga
- the LOC105278116 gene encoding uncharacterized protein LOC105278116, producing MVSRRKILSRSRDNLVESQYEEQEEEDVWYNLDKLYKDHIQEVLDKWNQIDDEIWAKVIVFERNRRVAKAYARAPVLTINGSNDGFDGFRIGLCGFDNPMRDPKTEEAKRHINQGVKIKMDEQGNILIKRLCKNNVYVKSTNQEDNAIGPEIIRNSQGALEHEKPGKLFDMNKFQTNLSRETRRAYPDRRRLEMQCLSAIIFVRTEADLLQCPVWVLIVNVVGLDMLKSKLPPVLALQRPVDIKNRPRIPIPDEDPYSVAGVSSSVGPSEIMPADRDSREQIYMQSTSYQHRRAERPPKLPPRENLYGHGIPKPDYDDIEDDYGRAMKHPMMMNEEKRSKHDDRKKYDDPYYCGLRARVPNFVKMARNGHSKVGPPPPRGYPRTQPAPSYAGAVYASSQSSQIYGHLPAHRPPPIIYHARSFESGLDSDNRNESPYNHIYGRLPIPTRGVIHPIPQAMYIGEWD from the exons ATGGTGTCGAGGCGGAAAATACTCTCACGCTCGCGAGACAATCTCGTGGAGTCGCAATacgaggagcaggaggaggaagacGTGTGGTATAATCTGGATAAATTGTACAAG GATCATATACAAGAGGTCTTAGATAAGTGGAATCAAATAGATGACGAAATTTGGGCGAAAGTTATCGTGTTCGAGAGAAACAGACGGGTTGCGAAAGCGTACGCCAGGGCGCCCGTTCTCACGATAAACGGCTCGAATGACGGATTCGACGGGTTCAG GATAGGACTCTGCGGATTCGACAATCCCATGCGGGACCCGAAGACCGAGGAGGCCAAACGGCACATAAATCAAGGCGTCAAGATAAAGATGGACGAGCAGGGCAACATACTCATTAAGAGATTGTGTAAGAATAACGTGTACGTCAAGTCGACGAATCAGGAGGACAATGCGATCGGCCCGGAGATCATACGCAACTCGCAAGGCGCGCTCGAGCACGAGAAACCCGGAAAG CTGTTCGACATGAACAAGTTCCAAACGAATCTATCGCGGGAAACGCGGCGGGCCTATCCGGATAGGCGACGATTGGAGATGCAATGCCTGAGCGCTATCATATTCGTGAGAACGGAGGCCGACTTGCTGCAGTGCCCCGTGTGGGTGCTCATCGTCAACGTGGTCGGCCTGGACATGCTCAAGTCGAAGCTCCCGCCAG TTCTAGCATTACAAAGGCCGGTCGACATAAAGAATAGACCTAGAATACCAATTCCCGACGAAGACCCTTACAGCGTGGCCGGCGTGTCGTCGTCCGTAGGCCCTAGcgaaataatgccggcggacaGAGACTCGCGCGAGCAGATCTACATGCAGTCGACGAGCTACCAGCATCGACGCGCCGAGAGACCGCCAAAACTGCCGCCCAGAGAAAACCTCTATGGTCATGGAATTCCCAAG CCTGATTACGATGACATAGAAGACGATTATGGCAGAGCGATGAAACACCCCATGATGATGAACGAGGAGAAGCGAAGTAAACACGATGACAGAAAGAAATACG ATGATCCGTATTACTGCGGTTTGCGAGCACGCGTGCCTAATTTCGTGAAAATGGCGAGAAACGGCCACAGTAAGGTgggtcctcctcctccgcgagGATATCCTAGGACACAGCCGGCGCCATCCTACGCGGGCGCTGTTTATGCTAGTAGTCAATCCTCTCAAATATATGGGCACCTACCCGCCCATCGACCGCCGCCCATTATATATCATGCCAGAAGCTTCGAAAGCGGACTTG ATTCGGACAATAGGAACGAGTCACCGTATAACCATATATACGGAAGATTACCGATTCCGACGAGAGGCGTAATACATCCGATCCCGCAAGCTATGTATATTGGAGAGTGGGATTag